A single Candoia aspera isolate rCanAsp1 chromosome 5, rCanAsp1.hap2, whole genome shotgun sequence DNA region contains:
- the LOC134498408 gene encoding thymosin beta-4-like, with protein MSDKPDTAEIEKFDKSKLRKTEMQEKNPLPSKETTEPEKQVGES; from the coding sequence ATGTCTGACAAACCAGATACGGCTGAAATTGAGAAATTTGACAAGTCTAAGTTGAGGAAGACAGAAATGCAAGAGAAAAACCCACTGCCTTCAAAAGAAACAACTGAACCGGAGAAGCAAGTGGGTGAATCCTAA